TCGAGGCGATCGACGAGCTGGGCTACTCGCCCAACCGCGCCGCCCGCAACCTGCGCACCCGGGCGAGCCACCTCATCGGGTTGCGGTTCGCCCCCGCGCAGGAGGGCACCGCCAACGCCACCATGGACCGGTTCGTGCACTCGCTCGTCGAGACCTCCAGCGCGGCCGGCTACCACGTCCTGCTCTTCCCCGGCGACCTCGAGGACCCCACCGCTGGCTACGACGCGCTGCTGCGCTCCACCGCGGTCGACGCCTTCGTCGCCACCGACACCTACCTCGGCAACCCGCAGGCGGCCTGGCTGGAGGCCCGCCGTGCGCCGTTCGTGGCCTTCGGCAGGCCTTGGGACAACCCCGACGCCGCCCACCCCTGGGTCGACGTCGACGGCGCGGCTGGCGCCGAGATCGCGACGACCCACCTGCTCGAGAAGGGGCATGAACGGATCGCCTGGCTGGGCTGGCACAAGGACCAGGTGATCGGCGAGGACCGCCGCGCCGGCTGGACCCGGGCGATGCGTTCGCGCGGCCTGTCGACCACGGGCCTGGCCTCCCGCTCCGAGGACACCGTCAACAGCGGTCGCGAGGCCAGCGCACACCTGCTGGAGGAGGCGCGTCCGACCGGGTTCGTGTGCGCCTCGGACACCCTGGCGGTCGGGGTCATGCACACCCTCGCCGAGCGAGGGCTGGTGGCGGGGCGTGACGTGGCGGTGGTCGGCTTCGACGACTCGCAGGTCGCCCAGACCGTCCCGCCCGGCCTGACCTCGGTCCGGCAGCCGCTCGAGGACGTGGCGGTCGAGATCGTGCGTGCCCTGGAGGGCCTGCTCGGTCACCCGCCCGTACGCCGTGGCGGCGTGCTGCTCGAGCCGGAGCTGGTCGTCCGCGGGACGACCTGACTCACCGGCCGTGGTGCGTCACGGCGAACGGCGAGGCAGGAGGAGCGGCCCGCAGCTCTGCCCGCCACCGTCCCGGAGCCAGACCGTGACGGCGCGAGAAGGCGCGGCTGAACGCGGGTTCCGTGGAGTAGCCCACCGCACGGGCGATCGTGCTGACCGGGTCGTCGGTGTCGCGCAGCAGCCGTGCCGCCTGGTCGAGGCGGACCCGGGTGAGGTAGGCCCCGGGCGGCGACCCGACGAGGTCGCGGAAGCGCCGCTTGAACGTCGCGGGCGACAGGGAGACGCGTGCGGCCAGCTCCTCGACGGGCAGCGGGTGGCGGTGCTCGGTGTGGATCGTCCGGATCGCGGCGCCGATCGCGGGGTCGCGCAGCCCGGCGAGCCAGCCGAGCTCCCGTCCGTCCCGCGTCGCCGCCCAGGCCCGCACGACGTGGATGAGCAGCGCGTCGGCGACCCGGTTCATCACGGTGGCCGAGCCGGGACCTGGTCCGGCGGCCTCGCCGGCGAGGACGCGCACCAGGCTGCGGGTGGCCTCGTCGAGCGCACCGGACTCGAGGTGCATCACCGGGGGCAGCAGCTCCAGCAAGGGATGGGGCCCGCCCCGTGCGTCGAAGAGGTAGCCGCCGCAGACCAGGACGGTCTCGCCGCCGTC
The genomic region above belongs to Nocardioides coralli and contains:
- a CDS encoding LacI family DNA-binding transcriptional regulator; this translates as MTRTSGYVPTTPPTLADVAELAGVSRQTVSNAVNNPDLLRADTLSRVLEAIDELGYSPNRAARNLRTRASHLIGLRFAPAQEGTANATMDRFVHSLVETSSAAGYHVLLFPGDLEDPTAGYDALLRSTAVDAFVATDTYLGNPQAAWLEARRAPFVAFGRPWDNPDAAHPWVDVDGAAGAEIATTHLLEKGHERIAWLGWHKDQVIGEDRRAGWTRAMRSRGLSTTGLASRSEDTVNSGREASAHLLEEARPTGFVCASDTLAVGVMHTLAERGLVAGRDVAVVGFDDSQVAQTVPPGLTSVRQPLEDVAVEIVRALEGLLGHPPVRRGGVLLEPELVVRGTT
- a CDS encoding AraC family transcriptional regulator; this translates as MLDVLTDVVDATRTTGVVFAHVRFRVPWGLACEAAPVAGFHVVASGSCLLVLESGEQVRLGSGDIALVPHGHGHVLTDRPGSPVTPLSELMGDAEAGELRSFRLGGDGGETVLVCGGYLFDARGGPHPLLELLPPVMHLESGALDEATRSLVRVLAGEAAGPGPGSATVMNRVADALLIHVVRAWAATRDGRELGWLAGLRDPAIGAAIRTIHTEHRHPLPVEELAARVSLSPATFKRRFRDLVGSPPGAYLTRVRLDQAARLLRDTDDPVSTIARAVGYSTEPAFSRAFSRRHGLAPGRWRAELRAAPPASPFAVTHHGR